The genomic interval TATGAAGAGGTGCCGCCACACATCAGCGCGCAGATCATCGCGCGCGCGAAAGCCGAACAGGGCAAGGAATAGAGGCGTCGGATGACCCCTATCGTCCACGCCTTTTTGTCGCGACTGCTGTGTTGGGTAACAGGTTTTGGTCGGAGGGCGGCTCTCTGAGCCGCCAAACATTGGCGCGTCAGGAGACGCGCCCTCCGAACGGCAAACAAGGTAACTCTCGGAGGGCGGCTCTCTGAGCCGCCAAACATTGGCGCGTCAGGAGACGCGCCCTCCGAGATACTGCTGGAAGGAAAAATAGCAGTCGCGACAGCGCTTGCTTCCCGTTATCCGCAGAGACTTTTAGAGCGGATTCTTGTGGATTGCTGTGTTGGGTAACAGGTTTTGGTCGGAGGGCGGCTCTCTGAGCCGCCGAACATTGGCGCGTCAGGAGACACGCCCTCCGAACGGCAAACAAGATGGCTCTCGGAGGGCGGCTCTCTGAGCCGCCAAACATTGGCGCGTCAGGAGACACGCCCTCCGAACGACAAACAAGATGGCTCTCGGAGGGCGGCTCTCTGAGCCGCCGAACATTGGCGCGTCAGGAGACACGCCCTCCGAACGACAAACAAGATGGCTCTCGGAGGGCGGCTCTCCTGAGCCGCCGAAGAAAGAGCGGCGCGTCAGGAGACGCGCCCTTCGGAGTTTTTTAATGAACGACAGCGACGGGGAGACCGAGTGGAAACGGAGGGACCGTTGATGGTGCAACCTATGAGCAAACTGAAAGTCGCCGATAACTCAGGTGCGCGGGTGATCCAATGCATTCGCGTCTTACGGGGCAACGCCCGTTACGGCAACATCGGTGACATCATTGTCGCTTCGGTGAAAGACGCCATCCCTGGTGCGGCGGTGGAGAAGGGCGAGGTCGTCCGCGCGGTCATCGTGCGGACGGCGCGGGGCATTCGGCGTCCCGACGGCAGTTTCGTGCGGTTTGACGAAAACGCCGCCGTGCTCATCGACAAAAACAACAACCCTGTTGGGACACGCGTGTTCGGACCCGTTGCACGGGAATTGCGCAGCAGTTTCGTGAAAATCCTTTCGTTGGCGCCTGAAGTCGTCTAAAATCAACCGAACGGCTCGTCAGGCACTGAGGAGGTCGCTTCGCGATGGCGCGCAGAGGCACCGTCAAAGCATCCATCAGATGGAAGATGAACATCAAGCGCGGCGACATCGTGCAGGTCATCTCCGGCAGCGCCTTGTGGCGGGGCAAACGGGGGCGTGTCCTGCGCGTTTTGCCGAAGGAAAACCGGCTCGTCGTTGAAGGCGTTTACTTGGTCTGGAAGCACCAGCGCCCGATGGGGCAGATGATGCAAGGAGGGCGTATCCAGAAGCCCGCCCCGATCCATCGGTCCAAAGTGATGCTGGTTTGTCCGCATTGTGACAAGCCGACGCGCATCAAGATGGTCATGCAAGCCGATGGGCGCAAAGTGCGGGCATGCAAACGGTGTGGCGAAATTATTGACACCTAACGCCACCCTGTCCACCTGAGGTGAAGGATTATGGCGCGCAAAGAGAAAGGGCAAGAACTGCGACAACCCGCCCTAGAAACGAGCGGGGAGCGATATGTGCCCCGCTTGCGCCAGTATTACCAGCGGGAAGTCGTGCCCAAATTGATACAGCAGTTCGGTTACAAAAACATCATGCAAGTGCCGCGCATCGTCAAAGTGGTCATCAATGTCGGCGTCGGTGACGGCAAGGATGACGCCCGCGCTATCGACTCCGCCGTCAAAGAGATTTCGTTGATCACGGGACAGCGCCCGGTGGTTCGTCGGGCAAAGCGGGCAATCGCCGGTTTTCGGTTGCGAAAGGGACAGCCCATCGGCGTGACGGTCACGCTCCGCCGTGACCGTATGTGGGACTTTTTGGATCGCTTAATCAACTTGGCACTGCCGCGCATCCGCGACTTCAAAGGGCTACCTGCCGATGCCTTTGACGGACGGGGCAACTACAACCTCGGCATCGCTGAACAACTGATTTTCCCTGAACTCACTTACGACGATGTGTATCGGGTGCGGGGCATGAACATCTCCATCGTCACGACGGCGAAGACGGACGAAGAGGCGTCAGCCCTACTGAAAGCCTTAGGGTTCCCGTTGCAAAACGGTAAGGCTGCGTAAAGGCGCATGCGAAGGAGGCGCAAAGATGGCGAGGAAGTGCCACATCGTCAAGGCGTTCATGAAAGAGCCGAAATTTCAGGTGCGCAAAAAAAATCGTTGCCATCGGTGTGGGCGCGGGCGCGCCTACATCCGTCGGTTCGGACTCTGCCGTATCTGTCTCCGAGAATTAGCCAGCCGAGGGTTGCTTGCCGGGGTTCGGAAAGCCAGTTGGTGACAGCCTGTGACAGGAGGGACTGTAGATGCCGGTCGTCAACGACCCAATCGGGGACATGCTGACCCGCCTGCGCAACGCCTACCGGGCGCGGCACGAGGAGGTCATCATGCCTGCGTCTAAGTTTCGCATCGCGGTGGCGGATGTCTTGAAGCGTGAGGGTTACATCGCCGACTACCGCGTCATCACCGAACAAGAGTTGTCCAAAGGTTTACAACTTTTGGATCAAGCCTTGGAACGCAAGGCGATCTCCGGCGCGTTTGTGAAAAGTCCCGACTACGACCTGTTGGAAGCCGTGCGCAAAAAAGGCATCGCCGTCAGCCGCGATGCCGAACGAGCGTTGCGCACCCTTAAACAACTCTTTGAGACAGGGTTCATCCCCCATCCGCGCAAACGGGGCGTGCTCAAACAAGGTATCTTGGTCGTCAAACTGCGTTACTTGCCGGGGCGTCCGTCCCGACCGGCGATCACGGGCGTCAAACGCGTCAGCAAACCTGGTCGGCATCTATATGTGCGCAAGACGCAAATTCCGCGCGTCATGGCTGGTTTGGGTATCGCTATCCTGTCCACCAGCCAAGGCGTGATGAGCGACAGTGAAGCCCGTCGCAAGGGTGTCGGCGGCGAACTCTTGGCTTATGTCTGGTAACCCGCCGCAGCGCAAGCGGTGAACCGAGGCATTGAAAACATGCAGGTGCGAGCGTCACACGGAGGGCGATGACGATGTCGCGTATCGGTCGCAAACCCATCCCAATCCCGCAAGGTGTCAGTGTGGCGTTAGAAGACCACACCGTTATCGTTCGCGGTCCCAAAGGGGAACTGCGTCAGTCCGTTCACCCGGACATTCGTGTGCGCGTGGAAGGCGGTCAGGTGATTGTGGAGCGGACGAAAGACCGGTGGCAATATCGCGCCTTTCACGGCTTGTATCGGTCTCTGATCGCCAACATGGTGCATGGCGTGGCGAACGGTTTTGAAAAAGTCTTGGAAGTGCGGGGGATGGGTTACCGCGTGGAGCAAAAATCGCCGACGCAAATCGTCTTGAATGTCGGTTACTCACACCCGGTGATTTTTGACGCCCCCGCAGGGATCACTTTTGAGGTGCAGCCTGTGACGCCCAACCCGCAGAACGACTTTCTGTGCGCCCGCATCGTCGTGCGCGGCATTGACAAAGCGCTGGTCGGTAACACGGCTGCCCGGCTGCGAGCGGTGCGCCCACCGGACGCTTATAAGGGTAAAGGTATCCGTTACGCCGACGAACCGGTGCGCCTCAAGCCGGGCAAAGCCGCTAAAGGTAAGGGCAAGAAGTGATGGAGGGAATGACGGGATGGCGGTAAAATATCGGACGCGCGCTGAACGGCGCACACGCCGTCACTGGCGTATACGCGCCCGTGTGGTCGGAACGGCAGACCGGCCGCGTCTCGCGGTCTTTCGCAGCCTCCGACACATTTACGCACAAGTCATTGACGACACGACAGGACGCACGTTGTGCGCCGCTTCCACGCTGGATAAAGCCTTGCGGGGCAAGTTACAAGGGTTGACAAAAACCCAGCAAGCCGCTGAAGTCGGCAAACTCATCGCCCAACGAGCGTTAGCGTTGGGCATCACGAAGGTCGCTTTTGACCGAGGGGGGCACAAGTATCACGGCAGGGTCAAAGCCCTCGCCGATGCCGCTCGGTCTGTCGGCTTGGAGTTTTAGCCTTTACCTTTTATCCGTTCGGGTCCGGCTAAGCGCAGAACGCTAAGGAGGGCGAACGCATGGAACTGCGCGAACGGGAGAAATTTGAAGAACGCACCATAGAAGTGCGGCGGGTGTCCCGCGTGATGGAAGGGGGCAAGCGGATGTCGTTCCGCGCCCTCGTCGTTGTCGGGGACGGGCACGGACGCGTCGGTGCCGCTATTGGCAAAGCGTTAGGTGTGCCAGAAGCCGTCCGCAAAGCCGCTGAACGCGCCAAGCGCAACCTCGTCACCGTCCCGATGTTGGGGGACACCGTCCCTCACGAGGTCTGGGGACGCATGAAGGCGACGCGGGTGTTGCTGAAACCCGCTGCGCCGGGCACCGGCGTCATCGCCAGCGGGACGGTGCGCGCGGTGCTGGAATTGGCGGGCATCCGCAACATCCTGACAAAGGTCTACGGTTCGCGCAACCCCATTAATGTCGTGCAGGCGACGCTGGACGCATTGCGCCAACTGCGTTCCCCCCAGGAAATCGCCCAAATGCGCGGCAAACCGCTGCAAAATTTACCTATCCCACGCAAACTGCGGAGGTGGCTGGAACGCGATGCCAGCGCATCGGCAGCTTCTCCGAGTGACCTTGGTGCGTAGCCCCATCGGGTGTCCAAAGGACCAAAAGGCAACGGTCAAAGCGCTGGGCTTGAACCGTCTGGGCAAAAGTGTCGTCGTGCCGGACAATCCATCGGTGCGGGGCATGGTGCGCAAAGTCGCCCATCTCGTGCGGTGGGAAGCTGTGGAACGACCGGCACCGAGCGAGGTGACCCGTTGATGTTGATGTTGCACGAATTGCGCCCGGCATTAGGTGCTAAGCACCGCAAAAAGCGGGTCGGACGAGGCATTGCCGCCGGGCAAGGCAAGACCGCCGGACGCGGGACGAAAGGGCAAAAAGCCCGCGAAAATGTCGCACCGTGGTTTGAAGGGGGACAAACGCCTTTATACAAGCGCGTGCCCAAGTTGCGCGGCGAGGGCAAAAAAGCGATGCCGGTTGAACCCTTCCGCAAACACTACGCTGTGGTCAACATCGCTCAATTGCAAGCCAAATTTGACACAGGGGAAACGGTCACGCCTGAGGAATTGGTGAAGCGACGGCTCATCGACGCCGTCAAAGACGGGGTGCGTGTTCTGGGCAACGGGGCGTTGACCAAGCCGTTGACCGTTTACGCTCACCATTTCAGTGCGTCGGCTAAAGCCAAGATTGAGGCAGCTGGCGGCAAAGCCGTGGTGATCGCGCCATGATGGTCCGTCCCGACCGTAGCGGCAACCTCATCCAAAACGCGCTGACGGCGTTGAAGGTTCCCGACCTTCAGCGTCGTTTCAAGTTCCTGCTATTCGCCCTCGCCGTCTACGCGTTCGGCTCACACATCCCTGTTCCGGGTGTGGACACCAGCCGCGTGGAACAGTTTTTTACTTCGGGTGTCGGTAGTGGGGCGTTTTTCGGGTTGGTCAACATGTTCACAGGGGGGGCGTTGCGTAAGTTCTCCATCTTTGCGTTGGGCGTAATCCCTTACATCAACGGCAGCATCATCGTCCAGTTGCTCACGGCTGCTTTCCCGCAGTTAGAAGAGTTGCGCAAGGAGGGCGAATGGGGGCGGCGCAAGTTAGCGCAGTATACCCGTTACGCGACTTTCATCTCGGCGGTCTTGCAAGGATGGGGTTTCATTCACCTGTTCATGCACTACGGGGCGCTGCCGCCCGATTTGACCTTGTGGGCGAAGTTGCGGATTCTATTGTCGTTGATGGCGGGAACAGCATTTTTGATGTGGTTGGGGGAACTGATCACCGAGCGAGGTATCGGGAACGGCATCTCTATCATTATTTTCGCCGGCATCGTGATGCGTTTGCCGGCGGAACTGGTGAGCGTGCTGGCGAGCGCCCTTTCGGGCGGGATACCGTTGGGCAGCGTTCTGTTGCTCTTTGCTCTGTTTGCTTTCACGCTGGTCTTCATCGTTTACATCCAACAATCGCAGCGACGCATTCCCGTCACCTACACTCGGCGCATGATCGGTAACCGTCTGGGAAGCGTCACGAGTTACCTGCCGATTCCGGTCAACATCGGCGGCGTCATCCCCATCATTTTCGCTTTAGCGATCGTCAGTTTCCCGGTGACTGTCGTCAACTTTTTCCCGCCGGGTCTGACGGTCCCGCTCGTCGGTTGGACGATGCGCGATATCCATGACTTCATGCAACGATGGTTCACGCCGGGCGGCAGCCTTTTGGGGTTGCTGCTCTACGCAGTGTTCGTCATCGTCTTCACCTTCTTCTACGCCGCCATCATCTACCGCCCTGACGAGATCGCGGATAACTTGCGCAAATGGGGCGGGGTTATCCCCGGCATTCGTCCGGGACAGCAAACGGTGGAATACATTGACCGCGTCGCAACGCGCATCACATTTGCCGGCGCTGCCTTCTTGGCGGTCATCGCTGTGCTGGAGTTCCTCGTCCCGAAGTTGACCAACATCCAGCAGTTTGAATTGGTCGGCGGCACCTCGGTGCTCATCGCAGTCAGCGTCGCCTTGGAAACGATGAAGCAGTTGGAGGCGCAACTTTTGTTGCGCCAGTATGAGACATTCATCAAGTAGCCTTTGCCAGAAATGCCGTGCCGTAAGCGTCACGCTACGGGGAGGTCTGGCAATGGGGCGTTCTCTCATCGTGCTCTTGGGTCCCCCAGGGTCTGGCAAGGGCACGCACGGGCGGCGCTGGGCAGAAGAGCACGGGTGCCTCTATGTCGCCACCGGCGATTTGCTGCGCGAGGCGATTCGGCACGGCACCGCGTTGGGCGTTCAGGCACAAACTTATGTCGCCCGCGGCGAACTCGTGCCCGACGAAGTGATGGCGCAACTGATTGAAGAGATGCTGCAAAAAGCAGACCGCTGCGTGGTGCTGGACGGTTACCCCCGCACCCTCGTGCAAGCAGCGACCTTGGAAGGGCTCGCTCATCGCTTGGGATGGCAGGTGGCGATGGTGCTCCTGTTGGATGTCGGTGAGCAGGAGTTGATAGAACGGCTGAGCGCCCGGCGCGTTTGCCCCAACTGCCAAGCCATCTACAATTTGTTGTCGGCACCGCCGCGACAGGATGAGCGGTGTGATGTCTGCGGTGCCGCACTGGTCCAAAGGGACGACGACCGTCCCGAAGTCGTCCTCCACCGTTTGGCAGTTTACCGGGAGCAGACGCAGCCGGTCGCCGATTACTACGCCCGACGGGGAATGTTGGTGACCGTCAACGCTTCCGGCACACCCGAGGAAGTTTACGCCCGCTTGCGACAGGTGACGGCACGATGACACAGACCAAAACGCGACCACCGCGCGCCCGTGTGATTTTAAAAACAGCGGAAGAAATCGCCAGAATGCGCGAAGCCGGTGTCATCGCTTACCACGCCCTCAGAGCAGCCAAAGAGGCTGTCCGACCGGGTGTGACGCCCAAAGAGTTGGACGCTATCGCGGAGGCGGTCATCCGCCAACACGGTGCCCAGCCATCGTTCAAAGGTTACCGAGGCTACCCTGCGGCGACATGCATCGCCGTTAACGAAGCGGTCGTTCACGCCATTCCGACCCAGCGCCCGCTGCAGGAGGGCGATATCGTCGGGATTGATTTGGGGGTTTTCTACAAAGGGGTGCATGTGGACACCGGCATCACTGTGCCCGTAGGGCGCGTCAGCCCCACAGCGCGTAAACTGTTGCGGGTGACGGCGGAAGCCCTATACAAAGGTATCGCGCAAGCCCGTGCAGGCAACACCGTCTGGGACATCGCCGCTGCCATTCAAGATTTTGTAGAAGCACACGGTTTTTCTGTTGTGCGGGAGTTGGTGGGGCACGGTGTCGGACGCTATTTGCACGAGGCGCCAGAAATCCCCAACTTTACCGAACCGAGTCTGCGTCGGATCGTGCTGATGCCCGGTATGACCTTTGCCATTGAACCGATGGTGACAGCCGGTGACTTTCGTGTTAAAGTTTTGCCGGACAAATGGACGGTCGTCACCGTTGACGGGAGCCTGTCCGCTCAGTTTGAACATACAGTCGCCATTACCCAAGACGGAACGCCACTGATTTTGACCGTCGGTCCCGACGGGGAAGACGACCTGTGGCGAGGTGCTTTTGAGTAGCGATGCCGAAAGAGCAAACGATTGAAATAGAAGGCACAGTCAAAGAGGCGTTGCCCAACGCGACCTTCCGCGTGGTGTTGGATAACGGACAAGAAGTGTTGGCGCATGTGTCTGGGCGGATGCGCGTGCATTTCATCCGCATCGTGCCGGGCGACCGCGTCAAAGTGGAGCTTTCGCCTTACGACCCCAAACGAGGGCGCATTGTTTACCGCATGCGATAGCGCAGCGACGACGGAGGGTGAACGACCGTGAAGGTGCGTCCATCGGTCAAAAAAATGTGTGACAAGTGTAAAATCATTCGCCGTCGGGGGCGCGTGTGGGTCATCTGCGAGCGCCCCAAACATAAACAACGCCAAGGGAAATAGGGTAGGTGAGAGCGATGGCGCGCATTGCAGGCGTGGAAATTCCCGACAACAAGCGCCTCTTCGTCGGTTTGACCTACATCTACGGGGTCGGTCGGACACTGGCGGTGAAAGCCTGTCAAGCCGTCGGTATAGACCCGACGCGCAAATTGAGTGAACTGTCAGATGAAGAGTTGGCGCGCCTGCGCGACTACATTGAGCGCAACTATAAAGTGGAAGGAGACTTAAGGCGTGAGGTCGCCGAGAACATTAAGCGGTTGATTGATATTCGTTGCTACCGGGGGTTGCGCCACTTAGCGGGGTTGCCAGTGCGGGGACAACGAACGCGCTCTAACGCCCGCACCCGCAAAGGTCCCCGCAAGACCGTCGGGACGAAGAAAGGTAAGCGTAGCAAGAAGAAAGGCTAAAAAAACCGTCGCTGGGGGTGTGACGACACAATGGCGCAGAAACGGTCCGCTCGACGCGGACAGCGCCGACGGCGCGAGCGGAGGGTTATCACCCACGCCATCGCGCATGTCCAGTCCACTTACAACAACACGATCGTGACAATTACGGACCCGCAAGGGAACACGCTGGCGTGGGCGAGTGGGGGCACCGTCGGTTTCAAGGGCACCAAGAAAGGCACACCGTATGCGGCGCAATTGGCGGCGCAAACGGCGGGGCGGCGTGTCTTGGACATGGGCGTCAAAAAGTTGGATATTTTGGTGAAAGGTCCGGGACCTGGGCGCGACACCGCTGTGCGCGCCTTGCAAGCCTTAGGCTTTGAAATCGGCGTCATCAAAGACATTACACCGACGCCCCACAACGGTTGCCGTCCCAGCCGACGGCGCCGCACTTAAGAAGTGAGGAACCGCTAAGGAGGGCGAACACACGCATGGGACGCTACATCGGACCCGTCTGCCGGCTCTGCCGCCGCGAAGGGGTCAAGTTGTTCCTGAAGGGCGAAAAATGCCTGACAAAGTGCATTTTAGACCGGCGCCGCCAACCGCCAGGTCAGCACGGCGAACTGCGGCGTAAGCAAACAGAATACGGCAAACGGCTGCGGGAAAAGCAGAAACTCCGCCGCACCTACAACATCCGTGAGGAACAATTCATCCGCTACTTTGAGATGGCGGCTAAAATGCCCGGCAACACCGGCGAAAACTTCTTGCAATTGTTGGAGCGGCGGCTGGACAATGTGGTCTATCGGTTAGG from bacterium HR17 carries:
- the rpsD gene encoding 30S ribosomal protein S4, whose amino-acid sequence is MGRYIGPVCRLCRREGVKLFLKGEKCLTKCILDRRRQPPGQHGELRRKQTEYGKRLREKQKLRRTYNIREEQFIRYFEMAAKMPGNTGENFLQLLERRLDNVVYRLGFALSRNHARQLVVHGHILVNGQVVDIPSYLVDPGDVIAVAEDMRDNPDVQHALEVRGEWTVPAWLSRDTATLTGRVLNLPTRDQIDVQVNENLVVEFYSR
- the rplE gene encoding 50S ribosomal protein L5; this translates as MARKEKGQELRQPALETSGERYVPRLRQYYQREVVPKLIQQFGYKNIMQVPRIVKVVINVGVGDGKDDARAIDSAVKEISLITGQRPVVRRAKRAIAGFRLRKGQPIGVTVTLRRDRMWDFLDRLINLALPRIRDFKGLPADAFDGRGNYNLGIAEQLIFPELTYDDVYRVRGMNISIVTTAKTDEEASALLKALGFPLQNGKAA
- the rpsK gene encoding 30S ribosomal protein S11; translation: MAQKRSARRGQRRRRERRVITHAIAHVQSTYNNTIVTITDPQGNTLAWASGGTVGFKGTKKGTPYAAQLAAQTAGRRVLDMGVKKLDILVKGPGPGRDTAVRALQALGFEIGVIKDITPTPHNGCRPSRRRRT
- the map gene encoding Methionine aminopeptidase 1; this encodes MTQTKTRPPRARVILKTAEEIARMREAGVIAYHALRAAKEAVRPGVTPKELDAIAEAVIRQHGAQPSFKGYRGYPAATCIAVNEAVVHAIPTQRPLQEGDIVGIDLGVFYKGVHVDTGITVPVGRVSPTARKLLRVTAEALYKGIAQARAGNTVWDIAAAIQDFVEAHGFSVVRELVGHGVGRYLHEAPEIPNFTEPSLRRIVLMPGMTFAIEPMVTAGDFRVKVLPDKWTVVTVDGSLSAQFEHTVAITQDGTPLILTVGPDGEDDLWRGAFE
- the rpmD gene encoding 50S ribosomal protein L30 — encoded protein: MPAHRQLLRVTLVRSPIGCPKDQKATVKALGLNRLGKSVVVPDNPSVRGMVRKVAHLVRWEAVERPAPSEVTR
- the secY gene encoding Protein translocase subunit SecY, producing MMVRPDRSGNLIQNALTALKVPDLQRRFKFLLFALAVYAFGSHIPVPGVDTSRVEQFFTSGVGSGAFFGLVNMFTGGALRKFSIFALGVIPYINGSIIVQLLTAAFPQLEELRKEGEWGRRKLAQYTRYATFISAVLQGWGFIHLFMHYGALPPDLTLWAKLRILLSLMAGTAFLMWLGELITERGIGNGISIIIFAGIVMRLPAELVSVLASALSGGIPLGSVLLLFALFAFTLVFIVYIQQSQRRIPVTYTRRMIGNRLGSVTSYLPIPVNIGGVIPIIFALAIVSFPVTVVNFFPPGLTVPLVGWTMRDIHDFMQRWFTPGGSLLGLLLYAVFVIVFTFFYAAIIYRPDEIADNLRKWGGVIPGIRPGQQTVEYIDRVATRITFAGAAFLAVIAVLEFLVPKLTNIQQFELVGGTSVLIAVSVALETMKQLEAQLLLRQYETFIK
- the rpsE gene encoding 30S ribosomal protein S5, yielding MELREREKFEERTIEVRRVSRVMEGGKRMSFRALVVVGDGHGRVGAAIGKALGVPEAVRKAAERAKRNLVTVPMLGDTVPHEVWGRMKATRVLLKPAAPGTGVIASGTVRAVLELAGIRNILTKVYGSRNPINVVQATLDALRQLRSPQEIAQMRGKPLQNLPIPRKLRRWLERDASASAASPSDLGA
- the rplX gene encoding 50S ribosomal protein L24; its protein translation is MARRGTVKASIRWKMNIKRGDIVQVISGSALWRGKRGRVLRVLPKENRLVVEGVYLVWKHQRPMGQMMQGGRIQKPAPIHRSKVMLVCPHCDKPTRIKMVMQADGRKVRACKRCGEIIDT
- the rplR gene encoding 50S ribosomal protein L18, translated to MAVKYRTRAERRTRRHWRIRARVVGTADRPRLAVFRSLRHIYAQVIDDTTGRTLCAASTLDKALRGKLQGLTKTQQAAEVGKLIAQRALALGITKVAFDRGGHKYHGRVKALADAARSVGLEF
- the rplN gene encoding 50S ribosomal protein L14, with product MVQPMSKLKVADNSGARVIQCIRVLRGNARYGNIGDIIVASVKDAIPGAAVEKGEVVRAVIVRTARGIRRPDGSFVRFDENAAVLIDKNNNPVGTRVFGPVARELRSSFVKILSLAPEVV
- the adk gene encoding Adenylate kinase — its product is MGRSLIVLLGPPGSGKGTHGRRWAEEHGCLYVATGDLLREAIRHGTALGVQAQTYVARGELVPDEVMAQLIEEMLQKADRCVVLDGYPRTLVQAATLEGLAHRLGWQVAMVLLLDVGEQELIERLSARRVCPNCQAIYNLLSAPPRQDERCDVCGAALVQRDDDRPEVVLHRLAVYREQTQPVADYYARRGMLVTVNASGTPEEVYARLRQVTAR
- the rpsM gene encoding 30S ribosomal protein S13, producing MARIAGVEIPDNKRLFVGLTYIYGVGRTLAVKACQAVGIDPTRKLSELSDEELARLRDYIERNYKVEGDLRREVAENIKRLIDIRCYRGLRHLAGLPVRGQRTRSNARTRKGPRKTVGTKKGKRSKKKG
- the rpsH gene encoding 30S ribosomal protein S8, with protein sequence MPVVNDPIGDMLTRLRNAYRARHEEVIMPASKFRIAVADVLKREGYIADYRVITEQELSKGLQLLDQALERKAISGAFVKSPDYDLLEAVRKKGIAVSRDAERALRTLKQLFETGFIPHPRKRGVLKQGILVVKLRYLPGRPSRPAITGVKRVSKPGRHLYVRKTQIPRVMAGLGIAILSTSQGVMSDSEARRKGVGGELLAYVW
- the infA gene encoding Translation initiation factor IF-1 yields the protein MPKEQTIEIEGTVKEALPNATFRVVLDNGQEVLAHVSGRMRVHFIRIVPGDRVKVELSPYDPKRGRIVYRMR
- the rplF gene encoding 50S ribosomal protein L6 is translated as MSRIGRKPIPIPQGVSVALEDHTVIVRGPKGELRQSVHPDIRVRVEGGQVIVERTKDRWQYRAFHGLYRSLIANMVHGVANGFEKVLEVRGMGYRVEQKSPTQIVLNVGYSHPVIFDAPAGITFEVQPVTPNPQNDFLCARIVVRGIDKALVGNTAARLRAVRPPDAYKGKGIRYADEPVRLKPGKAAKGKGKK
- the rpsZ gene encoding 30S ribosomal protein S14 type Z gives rise to the protein MARKCHIVKAFMKEPKFQVRKKNRCHRCGRGRAYIRRFGLCRICLRELASRGLLAGVRKASW
- the rplO gene encoding 50S ribosomal protein L15, whose protein sequence is MLMLHELRPALGAKHRKKRVGRGIAAGQGKTAGRGTKGQKARENVAPWFEGGQTPLYKRVPKLRGEGKKAMPVEPFRKHYAVVNIAQLQAKFDTGETVTPEELVKRRLIDAVKDGVRVLGNGALTKPLTVYAHHFSASAKAKIEAAGGKAVVIAP